One window of Methanobacterium alkalithermotolerans genomic DNA carries:
- a CDS encoding Glu/Leu/Phe/Val dehydrogenase dimerization domain-containing protein, translating to MFRVPWVDDNGKVQVNRGFRVQFNSALGPYKGGLRFHESVIHHTLNFFKVNRFKNHHGQ from the coding sequence ATGTTTAGAGTACCCTGGGTTGATGATAATGGCAAAGTTCAGGTAAATCGAGGTTTTCGTGTTCAGTTTAACAGTGCATTGGGCCCTTATAAGGGCGGGCTTCGTTTTCATGAGTCTGTAATTCATCACACCTTAAACTTTTTTAAAGTCAATAGATTTAAAAATCATCATGGCCAGTGA
- a CDS encoding nucleotidyltransferase domain-containing protein produces the protein MNRKNLAIKFANSLGFPEIKKIILFGSVARGEDNKDSDIDILIVSTKKAETKNKIMAKITDALLEGGIYISAKVISQKEYENLKNTHFISTINKEGVVIG, from the coding sequence ATGAATAGGAAAAATTTAGCCATTAAATTTGCAAATTCTCTGGGATTTCCAGAAATAAAAAAGATAATTCTATTTGGTTCAGTGGCCCGTGGCGAAGATAATAAGGATTCGGATATTGATATTCTTATTGTTTCTACTAAAAAAGCCGAAACAAAGAATAAAATCATGGCTAAAATTACCGATGCTTTACTTGAAGGAGGCATATATATTTCTGCAAAGGTAATATCTCAAAAAGAATATGAAAACCTTAAAAACACCCATTTTATTTCAACAATTAATAAAGAAGGTGTAGTGATTGGATGA
- a CDS encoding ribbon-helix-helix domain-containing protein, which yields MSGTESESKTPLAKAIGTKVTPREIEEINGLIDAGIYLSVSDFIREAVRDKLRAIKVIKVRNIDYESAKSEILGYYRSYEEAYDYEVAHDLELDYELVCEITEELELEGRLGVTK from the coding sequence ATGTCAGGGACCGAATCAGAATCAAAAACACCGTTGGCCAAAGCCATAGGTACTAAAGTCACACCCCGAGAAATTGAAGAAATAAATGGTTTAATTGATGCAGGAATATATCTTAGTGTCTCAGATTTTATAAGAGAAGCGGTTAGAGATAAACTTCGTGCAATTAAAGTTATAAAAGTTCGAAATATTGACTACGAATCGGCTAAAAGTGAAATTCTGGGTTATTACCGTAGCTATGAAGAAGCCTATGACTATGAAGTTGCTCATGATCTGGAACTTGATTATGAACTGGTTTGTGAAATAACCGAAGAACTGGAACTGGAAGGACGTTTAGGGGTAACTAAATGA
- a CDS encoding HEPN domain-containing protein: MDEKKILINNAHEKLEAAKNLFENGFYNDSVSRAYYAMFFSAKALLFKKNIHPKTHRGLISQFGIEFVKKNEFKKELFDLLARAQEDREEADYGLFSSIDQNEAKIII, from the coding sequence TTGGATGAGAAAAAGATTCTAATAAATAATGCTCATGAAAAGCTTGAAGCAGCAAAAAATCTATTTGAAAATGGATTTTATAATGATTCTGTGAGCAGAGCATATTATGCAATGTTTTTTTCTGCTAAAGCATTATTATTTAAAAAAAATATTCATCCCAAGACCCATCGGGGATTAATTTCTCAATTTGGAATAGAATTTGTGAAGAAAAATGAATTTAAAAAGGAATTATTTGACTTGCTTGCCAGGGCTCAGGAAGATAGAGAAGAGGCGGATTATGGTTTATTCTCTAGTATAGATCAAAATGAGGCCAAAATTATAATTTAA